AACCTCTGATAATATTTTCTTAGATAGCCTATGCGCGCGAATTTCTAGTTCTTGTTTACTACAATTATTGACAGTTTGTATCCGTGTTGCTTTTATGGAGATAAACGTTTTATTTAATCAGGACATAGCATTTTATGTCTGAAGGGGGACCTAGATACTGGCTGTACCTGACTTATTCTATTCCTAAAGTTAGTAAGCAGGAATTTGGGAAACTCGATATATTTTCCCGATGGCTGGTCGCTTCACGTTCAGCAGTTCTCGTAATGACTTTTATTAGTGGATTACTGGGCGTACTCTTTGCTGTTCTCTACGGTTATTCCAATGCACTTCTTTCGATCCTAGTTATCGTTGGTCTCGTGATTTCACATGCGGCAAGTAACCTATTTAATGATTACTGGGACTATAGGGAAGGTGTTGACACAGACAATTATTTTAGGGCAAAATATGGCCCACAACCCATTGTTTCCGGATTACTTTCAGAGAAACAGCTTCTGAAGTGGGCGATTATAACAACAGTAATAGGTCTTGTAATAGGCGGGTATCTTGTTTATGTTCGTGGTTATATCGTCATTGTGCTTATCGCACTTGGTCTTTTGATCATAACACTATATTCAGGTGGGCCTTTTCCATTAAAGAGATTTGGTCTAGGTGAAGTTGCAGTCTTTATAACGTGGGGTCCGCTGATGGTGGGAGGTGCCTACTTTATCGTGACAGGAGTATTCTCTTGGTTTGTTGTCTTGGCTTCATTACCCTATGCGCTTGGCACTACGTTAGTTATCTTTGGGAAGCACATAGACAAGATAAAATATGATTCATTTAAGAAGATAAGGACACTGCCCGTTATTCTTGGAGAAAAGCCTGCAAGATATGTTACGATAGTATTACTGACTGCAATGCTCATAATTACACCGTTATTTGTTATTCTCGGTATACTTCCATGGCCAACTCTCCTTGTTTTTCTCACTCTTGGGACTTATTATAAAACCATCAAATTCTTTAGTGAGTCAAGGCCAGAATCGCCGCCAGAAAATTATCCGAAAGAGGCTTGGCCATTATGGTTTGTTGGTTCAGCTTTCATATATAACAGGAATTTTGGATTCCTATTTTTCATCGGCCTAGTAGTTGGGATATTGCTTTATCATCTCACGTCTTTTCCTGCGTTTGTCCACATTTAAATCGCTGGACTTTCAATTGCCTTGTTTTCAGGTTTCCTTTTAAACAGAGCTGTTGATTAAGAATATCGCTTATATAGACGCGGATCAATGCAGATGTTCCCTTGGATCGAATCTATCGCGGAATATGGAAGCAGGGATTCAAGAAAGATGCGAAAACAAAAATCTATCTTGAATATCATCGTTATCTGGATCCATCTTTTCACAAACCTCGACTGAAATTATTGTTAATAAAATTTGTTAGACAAAAGCATCCACGCTCATAGGTAATATCCAAATGGGTATTAAGATAAATATTTATTCTGATTGGAATATCTCTAGTCAAGAGAAAATGGAATCCAATGATCATGATCCAAACATCGAGGACGTAGTTTCAGAAAATATGGGAATTATAAAGAAATTACAGCTTCTTATTCCCGGATTCAGGGCCTACCGTATGGGCGATGATCTGAGAGTGGCGGATGCCCTCCTTCGCAAGCAGGTTTCCTCGAACCTGCAAAATGCCATGAACAATCTGAAAATGGCCAGAAGCCGCATGGCTCAAGAGGGGGATTTTCAGGATCTCACTGCGATCGGATCAGTTCTATCTGAGCTTCAGCAGCTAGACGGCGAGATCCTGCA
The genomic region above belongs to Thermoplasmatales archaeon and contains:
- a CDS encoding prenyltransferase, coding for MSEGGPRYWLYLTYSIPKVSKQEFGKLDIFSRWLVASRSAVLVMTFISGLLGVLFAVLYGYSNALLSILVIVGLVISHAASNLFNDYWDYREGVDTDNYFRAKYGPQPIVSGLLSEKQLLKWAIITTVIGLVIGGYLVYVRGYIVIVLIALGLLIITLYSGGPFPLKRFGLGEVAVFITWGPLMVGGAYFIVTGVFSWFVVLASLPYALGTTLVIFGKHIDKIKYDSFKKIRTLPVILGEKPARYVTIVLLTAMLIITPLFVILGILPWPTLLVFLTLGTYYKTIKFFSESRPESPPENYPKEAWPLWFVGSAFIYNRNFGFLFFIGLVVGILLYHLTSFPAFVHI